A genomic segment from Streptosporangium roseum DSM 43021 encodes:
- a CDS encoding SWIM zinc finger family protein: MNSSTSTVPPAGQLPPAAPHVVAAAVEGLTSRLRKKLDAAIEQYAATPAVADGESIRISCGEDTVVTLSPGASGVITDDGQACCSCLLAPRCLHRAAVLSACPVADAGAGAGTDTGTEMGAGADAGAGADTDAGAGAGTGAGADAGAGAASGPPDVHLSGTGSATARDDPSHGGTAAGTPAGPTAAQVAAASGLWAAAAATLSAGVPAAGAVPQAELLRAAHTARLAGLPRAEAAALRVVRGLRAARERHDGHRLADLVAALRELLLTAGRLAAADPDPALVGSVRRSYQPGGSLRVYGVFREPVISGTGYGGVVTHLVTEDGRWFSVADVKPGGPARARGAATAPVAIGPAMLNHAQLARAGLLIAGATVSPDGRLGAGGGVRATPINGMSWTAGPMAALFARPLAEAVGARLSGQAWNESEAAERAQEPVGCDLVIVGAAGDHVLARELLPAGTPPERSGPEGDDPARRPPPTVRPDGPLIRLIPAGSHPDLAHVANLRQLASRPGTLVRVVGRLDPDRAATLRPLAIGPVPGTEATLRLPAGWQGRADLGYDRLQGSHLPPHDACAPWQAAPEADVDPVADAPLWRVRRLVELAVAGGRRAVAERARSGDSRAQGAPLRRAGFEAAAELAAALTAEADRRSRDVFGRSTDSGPDGYAWAWLAAAIHLAAADQALVRASWHSGY; this comes from the coding sequence GCATCCGGATCAGCTGCGGCGAGGACACGGTGGTCACCCTCTCGCCGGGGGCGTCCGGCGTGATCACCGACGACGGCCAGGCGTGCTGCAGTTGCCTCCTGGCGCCACGCTGCCTGCATCGCGCGGCCGTGCTCAGCGCCTGCCCGGTGGCGGACGCGGGTGCCGGCGCCGGTACGGACACGGGTACCGAAATGGGCGCCGGTGCCGACGCCGGCGCAGGTGCTGACACGGATGCCGGTGCCGGTGCGGGTACCGGCGCGGGCGCAGACGCCGGTGCGGGCGCGGCGAGCGGGCCACCCGACGTCCATCTCTCCGGGACGGGAAGCGCCACCGCACGTGACGATCCGTCCCACGGCGGGACGGCGGCCGGCACGCCCGCCGGACCCACTGCCGCGCAGGTGGCGGCGGCCTCGGGCCTGTGGGCCGCCGCCGCCGCGACGCTGTCGGCCGGGGTGCCCGCGGCCGGCGCGGTGCCCCAGGCGGAGCTGCTCAGGGCCGCCCACACCGCCCGCCTGGCCGGGCTGCCCAGGGCCGAGGCCGCCGCCCTGCGCGTCGTACGCGGCCTGCGGGCGGCGCGTGAACGCCACGACGGCCATCGCCTCGCCGACCTGGTGGCCGCGCTGCGCGAGCTCCTGCTCACCGCGGGCAGGCTGGCCGCGGCCGACCCCGACCCGGCGCTGGTCGGCAGCGTCCGCCGGAGCTACCAGCCGGGCGGGAGCCTGCGCGTCTACGGCGTCTTCCGGGAGCCGGTGATCAGCGGCACCGGCTACGGCGGTGTGGTCACCCACCTCGTCACGGAGGACGGCCGCTGGTTCTCGGTGGCCGACGTCAAGCCGGGCGGGCCGGCCCGCGCCCGTGGCGCCGCCACCGCGCCCGTCGCCATCGGCCCGGCCATGCTGAACCACGCGCAGCTGGCGCGGGCAGGACTGTTGATCGCCGGCGCGACTGTCTCGCCGGACGGCCGTCTCGGGGCGGGCGGCGGCGTGCGCGCCACCCCGATCAACGGCATGTCGTGGACGGCGGGACCGATGGCCGCCCTGTTCGCCCGGCCGCTGGCCGAGGCGGTCGGCGCGCGGCTCTCCGGGCAGGCCTGGAACGAGTCGGAAGCGGCGGAGCGGGCCCAGGAACCGGTCGGATGCGACCTGGTGATCGTCGGCGCCGCGGGTGATCACGTGCTCGCCCGTGAGCTGCTGCCCGCCGGAACGCCACCGGAGAGATCCGGTCCGGAGGGCGACGACCCGGCGCGGCGGCCGCCGCCCACCGTACGGCCTGACGGCCCGCTGATCCGGCTCATACCGGCCGGCTCCCATCCGGACCTGGCCCACGTCGCCAACCTGCGGCAGCTTGCGTCCCGGCCCGGCACGCTCGTACGGGTGGTCGGCAGGCTGGATCCCGACCGGGCGGCCACCCTGCGCCCGCTCGCGATCGGGCCGGTGCCCGGGACCGAGGCGACGCTGCGTCTCCCCGCCGGCTGGCAGGGCCGTGCCGACCTCGGCTACGACCGCCTGCAGGGCTCCCATCTCCCGCCGCATGACGCCTGTGCGCCGTGGCAGGCGGCCCCCGAGGCTGATGTGGACCCGGTGGCCGACGCCCCTCTGTGGCGGGTCCGGCGGCTGGTCGAGCTCGCCGTCGCCGGAGGACGGCGGGCGGTCGCCGAACGCGCGCGCAGCGGTGACTCCCGTGCCCAGGGGGCCCCGCTGCGCCGGGCCGGGTTCGAGGCCGCCGCCGAACTGGCCGCCGCGCTCACCGCCGAGGCCGACCGCCGGAGCCGTGACGTGTTCGGGCGGTCGACGGACTCCGGCCCCGACGGGTACGCCTGGGCATGGCTGGCGGCCGCGATCCACCTCGCCGCCGCGGACCAGGCCCTGGTCCGGGCCTCCTGGCACTCCGGGTACTGA
- a CDS encoding saccharopine dehydrogenase family protein, translated as MSDDRPYDIVLFGATGFTGALTAQYLARNASPGCRWALAGRSRTKLEAVRERIGLPELPLLHADATDPASLARIAGQARVVATTVGPYVAYGEPLVAACAAAGTHYADITGEPEFVDLMFARHHERARRSGAKIVHACGFDSIPHDLGAYFTVNRLPEGVPIEVSGFLRGNGRPSGGTVHSALAAVSRARQTARAALARREVEERPQGRRARGTAGPPRYVGGWALPLPTIDPQIVARSARALERYGPDFTYRHHIAVRRLPAALGLVAGAGALVALAQIPPVRSWLLGRISPGDGPTPEQRAGSWFKVTFLGLGGGERVVTEVAGGDPGYDETAKMLAESALCLALDDLPPVSGQVTTAVAMGDALIERLRRAGITFTVLSGPPK; from the coding sequence ATGTCTGACGACCGCCCGTACGACATCGTGCTCTTCGGCGCCACCGGGTTCACCGGAGCGCTGACCGCGCAGTACCTCGCGCGCAACGCCAGTCCTGGCTGCCGCTGGGCACTGGCCGGTCGCAGCCGGACCAAGCTCGAAGCGGTGAGGGAGCGCATCGGCCTGCCCGAGCTGCCGCTGCTCCACGCCGACGCGACGGATCCGGCCTCCCTGGCGCGGATCGCCGGGCAGGCCAGGGTCGTCGCCACCACCGTGGGCCCCTACGTCGCCTACGGCGAGCCGCTCGTGGCCGCCTGCGCGGCCGCGGGCACCCACTACGCCGACATCACCGGCGAGCCGGAGTTCGTCGACCTCATGTTCGCCCGGCACCACGAGAGGGCCAGGCGGAGCGGGGCGAAGATCGTGCACGCCTGCGGGTTCGACTCCATCCCGCACGACCTCGGCGCCTACTTCACCGTCAACCGGCTCCCCGAGGGGGTGCCGATCGAGGTGAGCGGGTTCCTCCGGGGGAACGGCCGGCCCTCGGGCGGCACCGTCCACTCCGCCCTCGCGGCGGTCTCCCGGGCCCGGCAGACCGCTCGGGCCGCGCTCGCCCGGCGCGAGGTCGAGGAGCGCCCCCAAGGCCGGCGGGCGCGTGGCACCGCCGGACCGCCCCGGTATGTCGGAGGCTGGGCCCTGCCGCTGCCCACGATCGACCCGCAGATCGTGGCGCGCTCGGCCCGCGCGCTGGAGCGCTACGGCCCCGACTTCACCTACCGCCACCACATCGCCGTCAGGCGGCTGCCCGCCGCGCTGGGGCTCGTGGCGGGCGCGGGCGCCCTCGTCGCGCTCGCCCAGATCCCCCCGGTCCGCTCCTGGCTGCTCGGCCGGATCTCGCCCGGTGACGGACCCACCCCCGAGCAGCGGGCCGGGAGCTGGTTCAAGGTCACCTTCCTCGGCCTGGGTGGCGGCGAGCGCGTCGTCACCGAGGTCGCGGGCGGCGACCCCGGCTACGACGAGACCGCCAAGATGCTCGCCGAGTCGGCGCTCTGCCTCGCCCTCGACGACCTGCCGCCGGTCTCCGGCCAGGTCACCACGGCCGTGGCGATGGGAGACGCGCTGATCGAGCGGCTCCGGCGGGCGGGCATCACCTTCACCGTGCTGAGCGGCCCGCCGAAGTAG
- a CDS encoding SAM-dependent methyltransferase: protein MADKPSERNAGIDTTRPSIARAYDVVLNGKDNFEVDRAFVAEIVKVIPEIYDVAAYNRQILGRGVRFLSGQGITQFVDLGSGLPTEENTHQVAQRANPESRVVYVDNDPMVLAHGRALLAENDRTAVITSDLRDTEAILSDPAFKSLIDLGRPVAVMLVGILHHLHDDEDPRAIVEAYMAAVPSGSYLFITHFCASTQESRDAEQKYLALLGTGRFRTPEEITAFFDGFELLEPGVVPLPLWRPDGPVPGKLTVGQQLMYGGIAYKR, encoded by the coding sequence GTGGCGGACAAGCCGAGTGAGCGGAACGCCGGCATCGACACGACCCGGCCCAGCATCGCCAGGGCCTACGACGTCGTCCTCAACGGCAAGGACAACTTCGAGGTCGACCGAGCCTTCGTCGCCGAGATCGTGAAGGTCATCCCCGAGATCTACGACGTGGCGGCCTACAACCGGCAGATCCTCGGCCGGGGGGTGCGCTTCCTGTCCGGCCAGGGCATCACCCAGTTCGTCGACCTCGGCTCGGGGCTGCCGACGGAGGAGAACACCCACCAGGTCGCGCAGCGCGCCAACCCGGAGTCGCGGGTCGTCTACGTCGACAACGACCCGATGGTGCTGGCCCACGGCCGGGCGCTGCTGGCGGAGAACGACCGCACGGCGGTCATCACCTCCGACCTGCGCGACACCGAGGCCATCCTCTCCGACCCCGCCTTCAAGAGCCTCATCGACCTCGGCCGCCCGGTGGCCGTGATGCTGGTCGGCATCCTGCACCACCTGCACGACGACGAGGACCCCCGGGCGATCGTCGAGGCCTACATGGCGGCGGTCCCATCAGGCAGCTACCTGTTCATCACCCACTTCTGCGCCTCCACCCAGGAATCGCGCGACGCCGAGCAGAAGTACCTCGCGCTGCTGGGCACCGGCCGGTTCCGCACGCCGGAGGAGATCACCGCCTTCTTCGACGGGTTCGAGCTCCTCGAACCGGGCGTCGTCCCCCTGCCCCTGTGGCGGCCCGACGGTCCCGTCCCCGGGAAGCTCACGGTGGGCCAGCAGCTGATGTACGGCGGGATCGCCTACAAGCGGTAG
- a CDS encoding GNAT family N-acetyltransferase: MTIAYEWRGHFDNAAINALHAEGFGHAPLKDDWWAQVNRHSLGWVCAKENGELVGFVNVAWDGAVHAFILDTLVTGRARRHGVGTGLVAVAVREARAAKCEWLHVDFDDDLKDFYFGACGFQPTHAGLIAL, translated from the coding sequence ATGACAATTGCATACGAGTGGCGAGGCCACTTCGACAATGCGGCGATCAACGCACTGCACGCGGAGGGCTTCGGCCACGCGCCCCTGAAGGACGACTGGTGGGCCCAGGTCAACCGGCACAGCCTCGGGTGGGTCTGCGCCAAGGAGAACGGCGAACTCGTCGGCTTCGTCAACGTGGCATGGGACGGCGCCGTCCACGCCTTCATCCTCGACACCCTCGTGACGGGGAGAGCCCGGCGGCACGGTGTCGGGACCGGACTCGTCGCCGTCGCCGTCAGAGAGGCCCGCGCAGCCAAATGTGAATGGCTCCACGTCGACTTCGACGATGACTTGAAAGACTTCTACTTCGGGGCCTGCGGGTTTCAGCCGACGCACGCCGGCCTTATCGCTCTGTAG
- a CDS encoding lysoplasmalogenase: protein MQNDVLRTGPLSRTVLIAFWVCSAVHLVLVAADADPMNSMTKALLMPLLAVWVLTQRGPRPVVAALLLSCGGDVALEIDGLFLVGMVLFAGAHVCYVTYFVREGALDGLRRRPVIPVVYAVVWAGLVFFLWPGLGDLRLPVAGYSLLLTATAVTAAGHGLRIGAGGALFLLSDTLIAFDLADLPLPPMNGLVVMATYIAAQYLLASGIVNRLRA, encoded by the coding sequence GTGCAGAACGATGTTCTACGGACCGGGCCGCTCTCCCGCACTGTCCTGATCGCCTTCTGGGTCTGTTCCGCGGTTCATCTGGTGCTGGTCGCCGCCGACGCCGACCCGATGAACTCCATGACCAAGGCACTGCTCATGCCGCTGCTCGCGGTCTGGGTGCTGACGCAGAGGGGACCGCGGCCGGTGGTGGCGGCGCTCCTGCTCTCCTGCGGCGGTGACGTGGCTCTGGAGATCGACGGTCTTTTCCTCGTCGGCATGGTCCTGTTCGCCGGGGCGCACGTCTGTTACGTGACCTACTTCGTCCGGGAAGGAGCGCTCGACGGGCTGCGCCGCCGCCCGGTGATTCCGGTGGTCTACGCCGTCGTCTGGGCGGGCCTGGTGTTCTTCCTCTGGCCGGGCCTCGGCGACCTGCGCCTGCCGGTGGCCGGCTACTCGCTGCTGCTGACCGCCACCGCGGTGACCGCGGCCGGCCACGGCCTGCGGATCGGAGCCGGTGGCGCCCTGTTCCTGCTGTCCGACACGCTGATCGCGTTCGACCTGGCGGACCTTCCCCTCCCTCCGATGAACGGCCTCGTGGTCATGGCTACCTACATCGCGGCCCAATATCTCCTGGCCTCGGGCATCGTCAACCGTCTCCGTGCCTGA
- a CDS encoding type II toxin-antitoxin system VapC family toxin codes for MLGSWPGSLVIPEPVLGETCSFLRNNVRRGAFLEATLLEQLTVGNYEIVNPTQADRQRATELVRHMVAAPLGYVDATVIAMAERLHITDVATTDLKFVGMTQGITKIRPLAWPFHESH; via the coding sequence ATGCTCGGATCCTGGCCGGGAAGCCTGGTGATTCCCGAACCGGTTCTCGGGGAGACCTGCAGCTTTCTCCGGAACAACGTACGGCGCGGCGCCTTCCTCGAAGCGACACTGCTCGAACAACTGACCGTCGGCAACTACGAGATCGTGAACCCCACGCAGGCGGATCGGCAGCGAGCCACGGAGCTTGTCCGGCACATGGTCGCGGCACCGCTCGGTTACGTCGACGCCACAGTGATCGCGATGGCGGAGCGCCTTCACATCACCGATGTGGCCACAACCGATCTGAAGTTCGTCGGCATGACCCAGGGCATCACAAAGATCAGACCCCTCGCCTGGCCGTTCCACGAGTCACACTGA